The Methanofervidicoccus abyssi genome includes the window TATATGTATATCTTCAAGAAATTCACCTTTAATGTTACGCTTTATTATATTTCTATCATATAAACCTTTTACACCAATTTTAAGAGTATTCTAATGTCTTGGAAAAGGAATTCCTCATCGACAAGATCTATCTATAAATTATAGGAGTTAATAAGGATATTTAAAGAGAAAGATTAAAGATTTTTTATTATTTTTATTTTTGATTTTTAATTCTTTTGTTATTTTTATTTTTTTTTTGAATATAATTTTTAAATTGTAGTTTTTATAAAAAGATGGTTAAAAAATTCTCGATACTATTACGGCCAGTTGATGACCTTTGGAATCTCAGGTGGCTTTCCATACTTTTTCTGAATAACCTTTGGCCAATCGTCGTAGTTGAAACCGTATTGTGCTAAGAACCCCACAACCCACCTTGTTATACCGTAACCTGTACATCCAGTCCACACCTTCCTCCCCCTGTAATCTCTTATGTTAAAACCTTCCACAAAGTGAGTTCCATGGACATTTGCAGAAGTTACTGCAACTCCTCTTCTCTCCTCCTTTTCATAGGGTAACCATAACCTCATCTCATACTTAGGTATCTCTGGAAATTCTATATCCCTATCTTCCTTCTTCCTTCCTTCTAAATAGAATGGGTCATCTCCAACTACAGTCCAATACTCTAAGTCAAGTTTTTCAGCCAGTTTCTCGGCGTATCTCAATGTCTCGTCCCTAACCTTTTCAACGAACTCTGGACTACCTAACATTACACACTCTATCCTTAAGAATTCATTAACTCTATCAAGTCCTCTAGCTCCACCTCCTTCCCATCTATACGTCCAACCACTCCTATCTACGAATTTTACAGGCTTATCTACATCTACCAACATATGCTCGAAGAACTGATAGAAAGGCTCACACTGGGCAGGGGCTAGTACATAACCAGGATCCCTAAGTAAATCCCTTAACTTCTTAATAGGTATCTCCCTCTTTATCATCATTTCAGTGACAAATTCCTTAAACATTTCAGGATCTCTCTTTGGAGGGGAAACATAGTACATTCCTTCCGGGAGTCCTTCTAAGTATCTCATTTTGTACATGATTTCTAAAGGTATCAACTTGGGAAATAGACACTCTTCAAATCCAATTTTATTAACACACTCCTCCATTATAAGTTCTTCAAATATCCTAAATAGTTTTGCCATTGGAGGTGTGTAGAACCATTGCCCTTTACCTGGAAACCTCTTAACCCATCCTAACTTCTCCGCAACCTCTGTAGGATCCTCCTTAAAGGTTATACTTCTCTTTGTTTTATACTCCCTTACTACCGTACCTGGTTCTATAACACATACACGGCGGGTTAGATCTTCCTCAGATTCTACGTAATTCTTTACAAACTTTATAGCCCTGTCTATAATATTTCTCTTAAGTTCCTTTTCCCCTATGTTTCTGAATACAAGTTTTAATGTGTTATCTTCAAAGATCACCTCCTCACATTCAGGTACTTTTATATCTTTCACTGTATTGCTTTCAACAGGTATGGATATCTCGTAGTTCTCAATGAGAATACTTCTAATACCTATTCTGTGTTTTCTCCCAATCTTCTCTACAATAGGTTTTTTCAACCTTATAAGGGCGTCATGTGCTCTAGTGTATCTACCTGATACAATATGTAGCACAAGTTCGTTACCTTGAAATACATAATCCACTATCTTAGATGCTTCCTCTTCCTTTCCCTTAGGGACACCTTTTAGGAAAAACTCTCTACTACTTTTGAGAACCTCTTCTATATCCTCTATTATCTCACTGTTTAACTCTTTACTAAATATAATTTTCCCCCTTAGATCAAACCTCACTCTTTCACCTATTATAAGTTATAAAAACGGTTTAAATCCTTATACCTTAAAGCAAGTACTATCTACATTAATTACACTGTTCTCCCAGTATCTAAATTTTAATATATTTTTAAAATTATCATAATAATAAAATTTATTAAAAAATTAAGACTTCTTAGACTTCAATACCTTAGGCCCTCTCATAAGTGCAGTTAATCCAGTACGTGCTATCTCCTTAATTCCAAAGGTTCTAACTAAATCTATAAATGCATTTATCTTATCACTACTTCCCGTTATCTCCACAGTTAAGGACTCTTGGCTTAGATCCACTATTTTACCTCTGAATACGTTGGTGTATTGTATTACCTGAGATTTACTGCTCTCATCTGGCGTGTGGATTTTTATAAGACAGAGTTCTCTCTTTACACACTTATTTACATCTAAATCACTTACCTTAATAACCTCTATAAGTTTGTTAAGTTGTTTTACCACCTGTTCAAGTATCTTATTATCCCCCTTAACTACTATTGTCATCCTTGCTATATGGGGGGTCTCTGTAGTACCAACTGTTATGGAAGATATGTTATAACCTCTTCTACTGAAAAGTCCTGCTATCCTCTGAAGGACTCCTGGATTGTTCAACACAAGTACTGATATAATATGGGTAGAAATTTCTTCCTTTTTTGGATGTCTTCTCATGAGATCACCTTTTAATATATCTCCCTCTCTACAGGAGAGTTGAGATCCTGAAGAGTTTCCTTAGTGTTATCCCTTTCTTTAGAATCCTCCAATAACTTACTCTTTATCTCATTGAAACATGGGATCTTCTCCTTAGGACGTTCCCTAACTGGATCTATTATATTCTTCAATTTTCCACCTGGGGGTACCATAGGTAGACCTTCTGCAGGATCTATAATAAAATCTATAAGGTAAGGTTCATCGCTGAGAAGGGCCTCCTTAAGTGCCTCCTTTATATCCTTAGGATCTGTCACCTTCTGGGCCTTTATACCGTAGCCCTTTGCAACCTTTACAAAGTCTGGACTATCTCCAAAGTTAACATTACACTGTCTCTTTCCATAGAAGAGATTCTGCCACTGATAAACCATTCCTAACGTCCTATTGTCAAATACACATATTACAACAGGTATCCCATAGTCTGCAACAGTTCCTAACTCCTGGATATTCATCATCAATCCTCCATCCCCAGTAACACATATAACTTTGGAATCTGGCTTTGCTATCTTAGCCCCTATTGCAGAAGGTAGTCCAAAGCCCATAGTACCTAAACCTCCAGAAGACAGAAATGTCCTTGGTAGATGTACCTTGAAGTAGTGGGCCATCCACATCTGATTCTGTCCAACATCTGTTGTTATAATATATCTATCCTTTAACTTCAACTCCTCGATTACATTCATAAGCTCCTTTACGATTCTCTGGGGCTTTATTGGAATGTCGTCGTAGTTCATCTTTGGAATTTTGGATCTCTTCAGGGATTCCAGATACTCCAACCACTCTCTCCTACCGTCATTACTTAATTCCTTACCACCTTCCCTACACATCTTAAGGAAGTAGGATATCATATCCCCCAATACAACTTTTGCATCCCCTACTATCGGTATATCAACATCTACGTTTTTCCCGATCTCGGCGGGATCTATATCTATATGTATGATCTTTGCATAGGGTGCAAAACTACTGATATCCCCAGTTATCCTATCTGAGAACCTACAACCTATGGCTATCAGTAGATCACACTCTGACACTGCATAATTTGCAGGTTTTGTTCCATGCATTCCAACCATTCCAAGAGAAAGTGGATGATCCTCGGGAAAACTTCCCTTTCCCATTAAGGTAGTACATACAGGGATACTACATAACTCTGCAAGTTTTAAAAGTTCTTCTGTTGCATTGGCTATATTTACACCACCACCTGCTATAATTACAGGCCTCTCCGCAGTCATGATGGCATTTACAGCCATTTTAATTTGCTTAGGATGTCCCTTTATAGTAGGTTTGTATCCAGGAAGATCTATCTTTGCAGGTATTGGGTTTTCTTCTATATCAAACTCCTCCTCCTGGACATCCTTCGGTAGATCTATATGTACCGGTCCTGGTCTTCCAGTTTTTGCTATCTCAAAGGCACTCCTAACTATTGCAGGTATATCCTTGCTCCTCCTTATCTGGAAGTTATGCTTTACTATTGGCATAAATATACCTAAGGCGTCTATCTCCTGAAAGGCATCGTTTCCTATTAACCTTGTAGGTACCTGGCCAGTAATTGCAATTATAGGAGAAGAATCTGCATAAGCTGTGGCAACACCAGTTACTAAGTTTGTAGCTCCTGGGCCTGAGGTTCCAACACATATCCCTACCTTTCCACTAGCCCTGGCGTATCCATCTGCTGCATGGGCTGCCCCTTGCTCATGCCTTGTAAGTATATGTATAAGATCACTGTCGTAGAGTGCATCGTAGAAGGGAAGTAGAGCTCCACCTGGATATCCAAATATAACCTTTACTCCTTCATACTCCAGTGCCTTTATAAGGGCTTCTGCTCCTCTCATGACATCACCGTTGATATTTAAAAGATTGAAAAATAGAGTTATTGTATAACTTATAAATAAGTTACTTTACTGACTAACTCATTATATCCATAATTCTTTTTTATATATTGATCCAATTTTTTTATAATTACTACACTACCACTGGAAAGGAAGAAATATAAATATTCTCCCTGCTACCCTGGACACTAGAATGATAAGGGAACTTTTCTTAACACGATTAGGTACTATGAACTCTGTTTATACTCATCAAATAATCTTTAAAATAATAAATCTATAATAAAAATAAACAATAAAATAACCATAATAGCGATTAAATTAATAACAAAAGAGACAAAAAACTTCTAAGAATGGATAAGAAAGATTAATAAAAATCCTATCCAATTTCCCAGTGCCCAGTGTAATCCAGAAAATAAAAGTTTATTTTACTTTATTTACTTCTTTTTTTAATTTTAATTATTTTTTATTTATTATTTTTTATTCAAAATCTCGACAGTTGTTTGTTTTTTATTATTATTTTTAGGTTTATTGTACTGACTTTTTCTTAAAACCACACATAGGAACTGCCCCTTACCTTTAAAAAGATCTCTTAATCTGTATTCTAACTTTAAGTATATTTTATCTATGAAACAATTAAGGATAAACACTGGAAGTATCTTAAAGATAGGTGGTAGAAAATAAAATGTAGTATATTTTACTATCTCAAAACCATCAACTTCGAAATTCTTAAGAGATAGCCCCCTATGGTATATCCTAAACTCGTTGAATATCTCTTCCCTTATTATACTTTCTCTATTGACTACTACCACTAAAAGAATACCTTTATCTTTTAACACCCTATGAAATTCCTTCAGCGCTCTATCGATATCCTTCACATGCTCCAAGACGTTTATACAGAGAAGAAGGTCAAATGTATTGTCTTTAAAGGGAAGATTTAATATATCGCCACAGATTCTATTACTACGAAGTCCATATATCTTCCCAAATCTTTTAAGCTGGTTGTAAGATAGATCGAGATAGAGGGTATTTAGATCCTTAGTTAGGGAGTAATAAGATCCGAATCCGCAGCCACAGTCCAATACCATACCTCTTTTCCTTTTAATATCTCTATACTCCTCTAAATTTTCTATAATACCCACTACCAACATCTCTTCCAAATTCATAAGGGTTTTAATATAACCTGGAAATGTTTCAGGAAACCAGGTGTCGTAAAACTTTCTTATATCTTCTCTGATACTCTTTTTTCTATTCATAGTAGCTAAGATGTGAAGAAGTATATATGTTGTCGTTATTCTCTTTTAAAAATGCTTAAACTTATATCCACCGCTGGAGCAGAGTGTATAAGGCATCCCATAGATATTATATCCACCTCGTATTTCGCATACTCCAAGATGTTATTTTCCTTAATACCTCCACTAACCTCAACTAAGGGCCTATATCCCACTTTATCCTCGAAGGCACCTATCACTTCTAAGGCTTCCTCTACCTCTTTAGGTTTGAAGTTGTCCAAGAGCACTATATCAGGTCTGTAGGGAAGCACCTTCTCCAATAGATGTATACTATCTACCTCTATCTCTACCTTCTTTGTGAAACTAACCTTCTTCACTCTCTTGAAACATTCCTCCACTCCAAGGGCTTCTATATGGTTATCTTTTATCATCACCATATCGTCCAACCTGAATCTATGACTATCCCCTCCTCCCACAACTACAGCGTACTTTTCAAGGGGCGAAAGTAGAGGTAGTGTCTTTCTAGTACAGGCTATTCTAACTTTCTTATTTATCTCCCTTACCTTCTTCACAACTCTATAGGTCTTAGTTGCTATACCTGATAAGTGCATCAAAAAGTTTAGAATAGTTCTTTCAAGTGTTAATATTTTTCTTGTGTTGCCTTCTATCTCCATAACTTTACTGTCTCTCTCTATAAACTCTCCTTCCTTTACACGTAGATTACACTTTAAGTGATAATCCTTTAAAAAATCTAAGATGAAATTTAAACCACAGATTACAGCGTCCTCCTTAATAACTATCTCTCCCTTGGAGTTATGATTTTCTGGAATAACCAACTCTGTAGTGATATCTCCATACCCTACATCGTTTATAAGAGATTCATTTAGTACCTTTTTGGCGTATAGAGAGAGCATAGAATCACCAATCTTCAAGTGCACAGTTTCCTATCACTCTTAAAGTGAGTGATCTTAGTCCTATCTAAGATCTTATATTTAGTTTTGTTTTTTAGCACTGGGAAACATTCCAGAGAACAACAATAGAAACAAAAAGATATTTCTATCTTTAATGTGTTTTTGCTTCTTTACATTTATTAAAGGCTGTATTATCTCCAAGGGTTTTAAAAAATTTAAAATATAATAAAAATATAGTATTACTCATCTCTAACCTCTATGGCGTTCTCTAAACACACGTCTTCACAAACCCTACAGAAGGTACAGACATCCTCGTTTGATACTACAACTTTATCTTTCTCTATTTTAAACACCTCCATAGGACATACATTTACACACTCTGCACAATCTAACCCTTTACACTTACTGTAGTCTATTATTACAACCACTTACATCACCTTAATTTTTATTGCAATATATCGTATTATTTTTTATTTTTTTATAATTTTACACTAAATGGTCTTCACTAAAAATCCTATTTAGGAATCCTTGCTGTGATATCTAAATATTTAGTATTTTTTCAATCTTCTTCTTTTAAAATTTTATATTTAGGATTTTTTATTATGAAATGTTTTTTTATTCTAATTTTTATTTTAATATATTATTATAATCCCTAACATTAACATAACTTTTTAAACCAACAATAAAAAATAATAATCATAACTATAAAAGTATAAAAAATAATAAAACAAAAGAAAAAAACAGAAAAGATAAGAAGAGATCCAACAGGGATCTTACATATTTTCCCAATATTGGTGTAGTCTGGGAAAATAATAGATATACTTGCCTTTCATCCATAGTGTATT containing:
- the serS gene encoding serine--tRNA ligase, producing MRFDLRGKIIFSKELNSEIIEDIEEVLKSSREFFLKGVPKGKEEEASKIVDYVFQGNELVLHIVSGRYTRAHDALIRLKKPIVEKIGRKHRIGIRSILIENYEISIPVESNTVKDIKVPECEEVIFEDNTLKLVFRNIGEKELKRNIIDRAIKFVKNYVESEEDLTRRVCVIEPGTVVREYKTKRSITFKEDPTEVAEKLGWVKRFPGKGQWFYTPPMAKLFRIFEELIMEECVNKIGFEECLFPKLIPLEIMYKMRYLEGLPEGMYYVSPPKRDPEMFKEFVTEMMIKREIPIKKLRDLLRDPGYVLAPAQCEPFYQFFEHMLVDVDKPVKFVDRSGWTYRWEGGGARGLDRVNEFLRIECVMLGSPEFVEKVRDETLRYAEKLAEKLDLEYWTVVGDDPFYLEGRKKEDRDIEFPEIPKYEMRLWLPYEKEERRGVAVTSANVHGTHFVEGFNIRDYRGRKVWTGCTGYGITRWVVGFLAQYGFNYDDWPKVIQKKYGKPPEIPKVINWP
- the ilvN gene encoding acetolactate synthase small subunit; this translates as MRRHPKKEEISTHIISVLVLNNPGVLQRIAGLFSRRGYNISSITVGTTETPHIARMTIVVKGDNKILEQVVKQLNKLIEVIKVSDLDVNKCVKRELCLIKIHTPDESSKSQVIQYTNVFRGKIVDLSQESLTVEITGSSDKINAFIDLVRTFGIKEIARTGLTALMRGPKVLKSKKS
- a CDS encoding acetolactate synthase large subunit gives rise to the protein MRGAEALIKALEYEGVKVIFGYPGGALLPFYDALYDSDLIHILTRHEQGAAHAADGYARASGKVGICVGTSGPGATNLVTGVATAYADSSPIIAITGQVPTRLIGNDAFQEIDALGIFMPIVKHNFQIRRSKDIPAIVRSAFEIAKTGRPGPVHIDLPKDVQEEEFDIEENPIPAKIDLPGYKPTIKGHPKQIKMAVNAIMTAERPVIIAGGGVNIANATEELLKLAELCSIPVCTTLMGKGSFPEDHPLSLGMVGMHGTKPANYAVSECDLLIAIGCRFSDRITGDISSFAPYAKIIHIDIDPAEIGKNVDVDIPIVGDAKVVLGDMISYFLKMCREGGKELSNDGRREWLEYLESLKRSKIPKMNYDDIPIKPQRIVKELMNVIEELKLKDRYIITTDVGQNQMWMAHYFKVHLPRTFLSSGGLGTMGFGLPSAIGAKIAKPDSKVICVTGDGGLMMNIQELGTVADYGIPVVICVFDNRTLGMVYQWQNLFYGKRQCNVNFGDSPDFVKVAKGYGIKAQKVTDPKDIKEALKEALLSDEPYLIDFIIDPAEGLPMVPPGGKLKNIIDPVRERPKEKIPCFNEIKSKLLEDSKERDNTKETLQDLNSPVEREIY
- a CDS encoding class I SAM-dependent methyltransferase, which translates into the protein MNRKKSIREDIRKFYDTWFPETFPGYIKTLMNLEEMLVVGIIENLEEYRDIKRKRGMVLDCGCGFGSYYSLTKDLNTLYLDLSYNQLKRFGKIYGLRSNRICGDILNLPFKDNTFDLLLCINVLEHVKDIDRALKEFHRVLKDKGILLVVVVNRESIIREEIFNEFRIYHRGLSLKNFEVDGFEIVKYTTFYFLPPIFKILPVFILNCFIDKIYLKLEYRLRDLFKGKGQFLCVVLRKSQYNKPKNNNKKQTTVEILNKK
- the nadC gene encoding carboxylating nicotinate-nucleotide diphosphorylase, translating into MLSLYAKKVLNESLINDVGYGDITTELVIPENHNSKGEIVIKEDAVICGLNFILDFLKDYHLKCNLRVKEGEFIERDSKVMEIEGNTRKILTLERTILNFLMHLSGIATKTYRVVKKVREINKKVRIACTRKTLPLLSPLEKYAVVVGGGDSHRFRLDDMVMIKDNHIEALGVEECFKRVKKVSFTKKVEIEVDSIHLLEKVLPYRPDIVLLDNFKPKEVEEALEVIGAFEDKVGYRPLVEVSGGIKENNILEYAKYEVDIISMGCLIHSAPAVDISLSIFKRE
- a CDS encoding 4Fe-4S dicluster domain-containing protein, with protein sequence MVVIIDYSKCKGLDCAECVNVCPMEVFKIEKDKVVVSNEDVCTFCRVCEDVCLENAIEVRDE